A segment of the Candidatus Eisenbacteria bacterium genome:
CGCCTCAGTCAACAGTCTCACTGGGAGAAAAGGAAGCCGAGCAGGTGCTCAGGCTGATGGATGCTCTTGAAGAGCACGATGACATCCAGAAAGTTTCGGCCAATTTCGATATCCCGGATGAGATACTGCAGAAACTTGAACATTAGAAAATCGCCCGGCATCGCTCAAGACCCGAGGAGGTCCGGAGGTGATTGTTCTCGGTGTTGACCCCGGAGAAAATGTTACCGGCTTCTGCATCATTGAAGAAGCCTCGGCGGGCCCGAGATGGATTTCCGGAGGGAAGATAGAGCCCCCGAAGGACGCCCCTTTTCCAGCAAGACTGCTCGCAACCTACAGACACGTTAAGAAAGTAGTCTTCGAGTACGAACCCGACGAAGTGGCCATGGAAGGAATCGTGCACGCCAAGAATGTGCGCTCGACAGCCGGCATGGCACAGGTGAGAGGCGTGATTGCTCTCGCCGCCGCTGAAAGAGACCTGAGCGTTTTCGAGTACACCCCTTCAGAGATAAAACAGTCGGTCGTGGGGAATGGCGCTGCTTCAAAGCAGCAGGTTCAGTACATGGTTGAGAGAATAATGAAGACCGGCCGGAGCCTCTCTCCGGATGAGGCGGATGCACTTGCAGTCGGCCTCTGCCATCTTCACAGGAGCGGGAGAGTCGGACGAAATCTTGGCAATCTTCTGAGAACCGGGAGATCCAGAACCTCATTCAAGAATCTGCGCCGGCTTGAGGAGTCCAAGACTTGATTTCCATTGTGAAGGGAATTGTTGCCGAGAAGAGCCCAACCAGGGTGGTGGTCGATGTGAATGGGGTCGGGTACTGCGTGAGCATCCCGATCTCTACGTTCAACAAGATTGGTGCCGTAGGGGATGAAGTTTCCCTTCTCACTCACCTGATTGTCAGAGAAGACGCTCTTCAACTCTACGGGTTTTTCACCGGGAAGGAGAAGGAGCTTTTTGAACTTTTGATATCCATCAGCGGGATTGGGCCTAAGATCGGGCTTGGAATCCTGTCGAGCTGCAATGTCGAATCCCTTGAGAGCGCCATTGCCAATGGGGACCTCGATACCCTCACCGCGGTTTCCGGAGTCGGGAAAAAGACTGCACAGAGAATCATAGTTGAGCTCAAGGACAAGGTTGACGCAAGCCTCGCACGTGGTGAGGTTGTCCACAGGAAAGGCGGACCAGATACGGAGAAGCTGGAAGATGCGGTCGTGGCGCTGGTCTCCCTGGGTTTCACGAGAGCTCAAGCTCTCAACTCCGTAAAGAAGAGTCTTGAAGGTGCGGAACAGGAGCTCTCACTTGAGGAACTTGTCAAGACCGCTCTTGCATCTCCCTCAAAGGGAGGGTAGATTGAATTCAGTGAATTCAGGGACACATCACCTAATTCAAACACCCCCTCACGAACCTCTCCCCTTTGGGGAGAGGGTAGGGTGAGGGGCCTCATTTTCCCTCTCCCTCTTGGGGAGAGGATTGAGGTGAGGGGATAGGACGCAGGCAGGAGGTTTGGGGATTGGCTGACAAAGATCTGACAAAAAGAAAACGCGGGATAACTGATCCTGCTCTGGTGAGCGACGAGCAGCAATTTGATAATGCCCTGAGGCCGCTTTATCTGAAAGACTTCATCGGCCAGGACCAGATAAAGGAGAACCTCCGGATATTTCTTGAGGCGGCCAAGCTGAGGGGCGAGCCTCTGGACCACGTTCTCTTTCATGGACCTCCGGGGCTGGGAAAAACCACGCTTGCCGGCATCGTTGCAAAGGAGATGGGTGTCGAATTGACTCACACCTCCGGGCCAGTCCTCGAAAGACCGGCTGATCTCGCAGGGCTTCTCACAAATCTCAAAGAACGCGGTGTTCTATTCATTGATGAAATTCACAGACTCAATCATGTGATCGAAGAATACCTGTATCCGGCCATGGAAGACTTCGCGATTGACATCGTGATAGACAGGGGGCCGAGCGCGAGAACGGTCCGGCTCGATCTTCCAAGGTTCACGCTCATTGGCGCTACGACAAGGGCAGGACTCATATCATCTCCATTGAGGGGCAGGTTCGGAGTATGCACAAGAATAGGCTACTACGAGCCAAATGAGCTTTACCGGATTGTTCTGAGGTCTTCGACTATTCTTGGCATTGATGTGGATGAAGA
Coding sequences within it:
- the ruvC gene encoding crossover junction endodeoxyribonuclease RuvC yields the protein MIVLGVDPGENVTGFCIIEEASAGPRWISGGKIEPPKDAPFPARLLATYRHVKKVVFEYEPDEVAMEGIVHAKNVRSTAGMAQVRGVIALAAAERDLSVFEYTPSEIKQSVVGNGAASKQQVQYMVERIMKTGRSLSPDEADALAVGLCHLHRSGRVGRNLGNLLRTGRSRTSFKNLRRLEESKT
- the ruvA gene encoding Holliday junction branch migration protein RuvA is translated as MISIVKGIVAEKSPTRVVVDVNGVGYCVSIPISTFNKIGAVGDEVSLLTHLIVREDALQLYGFFTGKEKELFELLISISGIGPKIGLGILSSCNVESLESAIANGDLDTLTAVSGVGKKTAQRIIVELKDKVDASLARGEVVHRKGGPDTEKLEDAVVALVSLGFTRAQALNSVKKSLEGAEQELSLEELVKTALASPSKGG
- the ruvB gene encoding Holliday junction branch migration DNA helicase RuvB; the encoded protein is MTDPALVSDEQQFDNALRPLYLKDFIGQDQIKENLRIFLEAAKLRGEPLDHVLFHGPPGLGKTTLAGIVAKEMGVELTHTSGPVLERPADLAGLLTNLKERGVLFIDEIHRLNHVIEEYLYPAMEDFAIDIVIDRGPSARTVRLDLPRFTLIGATTRAGLISSPLRGRFGVCTRIGYYEPNELYRIVLRSSTILGIDVDEDGAFEIAKRSRGTPRIANRLLRRVRDFAQIKAKGKINKEVAEDSLKMLDVDKMGLDEMDRRMLEAIIHKYGGGPVGISTIAVVVGEEPDTLEDVYEPYLIQEGFIKRTARGREATSLAYAHLGVDMKKGPQNGLF